A window of Calypte anna isolate BGI_N300 chromosome W, bCalAnn1_v1.p, whole genome shotgun sequence contains these coding sequences:
- the LOC103538332 gene encoding olfactory receptor 14A16, with protein sequence MSNSSSISQFLLLAFADRWELQLLHFWLFLGIYLAALLGNDLIITTIACDHHLHTPVYFFLPNLSLFDLGSISTTLPKAMANSLWENRDISYRGCAAQIFFFLFSVVAEFYLLTFISYDHYVAICKPLHYGTLLGSRACVHMAAAAWGTGFLTALLHTDNTFSLSLCQGNALEQFFCEIPQILKLSCSHSYLRKLGLLVVTSCVIFSFFFFIVVSYVEIFRAVLRIPSEQGRHKAFSMCLPHLSVVSLFASTCIFAYLKPPSISSPSLYLVVSVLYLVFPPALKPLIYSMRNQELKGAVWKLMTGLFPQIIKCSISHAYN encoded by the coding sequence atgtccaacagcagctccatcagccagtttCTCCTCCTGGCTTTTGCAGacaggtgggagctgcagctcttgcacttctggctcttcctgggcatctacctggctgccctcctgggcaacgacctcatcatcaccaccatcgcctgtgaccaccacctccacacccccgTGTACTTCTTCCTCCCCAACCTCTCCCTCttcgacctgggatccatctccaccactctgcccaaagccatggccaattccctctgggaaaaCAGGGACATCTCCTACAGGGGATGTGCTgctcagatctttttttttttattctctgttgTAGCAGAGTTTTATCTTCTCACTTTCATATCCTATGACCACTATGTGGCCATatgcaaacccctgcactacgggaccctcctgggcagcagagcttgtgtccacatggcagctgctgcctggggcactgggtttctcactgctctgctacACACAgacaatacattttccctgtccctctgccagggcaatgccctggagcagttcttctgtgaaatcccccagatcctcaagctctcctgctcacactcctacctcaggaaACTTGGGCTTCTTGTGGTCACTTCTTGTGttatatttagctttttttttttcatcgtggtgtcctatgtggagatcttcagggctgtgctgaggatcccctctgagcagggaaggcacaaagccttttccatgtgcctccctcacctgtCTGTGGTCTCCCTGTTTGCCAGCACCTgcatctttgcctacctgaagcccccctccatctcctccccatccctgtaCCTGGTGGTTTCAGTTTTGTACTTGGTGTTTCCTCCAGCATTGAAacccctcatctacagcatgaggaaccaggagctcaagggtgcTGTATGGAAACTGATGACAGGATTGTTTCctcaaataataaaatgctcAATTTCTCATGCATATAATTGA